The DNA region CTACAGTCAAGTAGAGTCTAGCAAGGTAGGGTTAGGTCGAGTGCAATAGAGTTCAGTAGTTCAGTATAGAGTGAAGTTGCTAAAAAGTAACTTTGCTAATTAGAGGAGGTTAAAATTGTAGTGACGTGTAGTTCTGTTCCGTCGTCTGCGGTGGGGTGAAGTATACGGCAGAATCTTCGAAAGGGGATTCTGTCAATTATATATCGTGTCGTCCACTACAGTGCAGTTCGGCAAAGTTAGGTACGGTGGTCAGGTGGCGATTTTCGAGAGAAAGCCGCCACCTCTTTGCTTTCGGTGCGGTGTTTTGGGGTCCAATACCATGAACTATTGTGCAACAAGAGTCTTCGAAAGGAGATTTTACTGTTTTTAACTACAGCTCCCCAGACTACTCTTAGGTAGTGTTGCCTGACGCAAGGTATAGTGCAGGGCAGAATCTTCGAAAGGAGATTCTGTCGCTTTCTTCAGTGGAGTTAAGTTACCTCCCGTCGCGTATAGTCCACTACACGTCAGAATATCTGAAAAGATATTCTGACATTTCCTTGGTCTGTAGCAACCTGCAGTAAGGTGGGCTCCAGTATAGTTTAGTTCAGGTTAGAATCACTGAAAAGTGCTTCTAACACTTACGATTTAGGTGGTGTGTAGTTCACTTAAGTAGACTCCAGCAAGCTACAGTATTGTACACAACCCGCTTCGTCTTAAATGGTGAAGCGGGTTTTTGTTTGACAAGATCCAAAAAATATGTATTCTTGTTACTGGAAGTTCATTGTGAACTTGCACCATCTGAAACATCTGGAATATTGGAGATCAAGAATGACAACAGAAACGAGAAAAAGAGGCGCTCTGAACTTGGAACGCCTTGCGGGAAACTTCCCAAGCCGATTCTCAAGAATGAGAGTTGCGCAGGAAGAAGCACTCAAATTCGTGGCAGAAAACGGCTCAAGCATTGTCGAAGCACCAACAGGGTCGGGAAAGACTGCGATTGAGATTGCCATTCTACGCGCTGGACAAGAGGTGGGAATGGAAACTCTCTTCCTCATCGTTCCCAACAAGACGATCCTCGGACAAATCAGAGAAGAGTTTCCAGGTGATGTGAAAGTCGCATTGGGACGAAACGAGCATCCGTGTCTCTACTACGAGGAGAAGAAGACAGAGATTACAGTTGAAGGAGTCAGGCTTCTGTCAGATGATCCTGAAAGCATCAAAGCGGATGAGATTCCGTGCTCGATGCTTCTTGATTGTCCGCATCGAGTTGACCAGGAAACTGGAGAGACTCACACAAAGGGTGCCTTCCCGTGCCCTTACCTTCAGCAAAAGTACGAGGCCAAACAGGGCGGTATCGTGCTTTGCACGATGTCTTTCTATCTCTTCACACAACTTTTCAGCAGAGAGTGGGAACGGCCGAATATCTTGGTGATCGATGAAGCACATCGCATCGCCGAGGTCTTTCGAAACGCTCTGTCCTACGAAATCTCTGATCACCACATCGAGAAGGCGGTAGGAATCCTCAAGCTCATTGGAGCAGGAGAAGAATCGACAGCGCTGGAGTTGTTTCTCAAGAAGATGATTAGAATCATCAAGGGGAAATCCAGAGGGAAGCTGCCTCTCCTCGAACCAGAGGAGCTCTACACCTTGATAGAGACGCTATCACTTATCGACACCAAGGAGTTGGGAAAGAAGGTGAGTGGCGCGGTCAAGGAAGGCAAGCTTAACGCCAAGGCAGACAGAACAACGCTTCGCAAGCTCGAGGTGCTGATTCGAGACTTGAAGCGCTACATTCGATCTTTTGAGTTCTCTATGCCGGCTTCCAACCGACATGCTCTCAACTACACCTACGCCACCTGGCGCGAAGAAAAGCAAAAGGGTCAGAAAGTCCAGTACCAACTGGTCATCAAGGCCTACTATGTCGCCCCGCTCATCAAGAAAGTGATGGGCGATACGACGGTCTCTTTTTCCGCCACCATTGGCGATCCGGATGTCTTTGGTTTCGAAACCGGAATCAGAGATCCGTTCGTTAGCTTGGGCGGACACTTTCCAGCCAACAACACCAGAATCTTTATGCCCTCGGACACTCCGAATCTGGCTATGAATGCCAGGTCAAATCAGGAGCCAACCAGGGTTCTGCGTCGGATCGCCAAGGCCTGCAAGCGATTTTCCCAAAAGGGAATTCGTTCGCTGGTCGTGGTAGTTTCCAATGCAGAGCGAGACAAATTCCTAATGCTCGCGGAAGAAGAAGACGTCTATGCTATAAGCTACGGCAACGGAGTCACCGCAAGGGATGCCGCCCAACTCTTCAAGGGAGGAGAAGGTGATGTTCTCGTTGGCACTGCCTCAAACTACGCTGAAGGTGTTGATCTTCCAAAGAATCTGGCACCGGTCATCTTCGTCCTCCGACCCGGATATCCGAATCCAAAGGACCCGGGCACAATCTTTGAGGAGAAGAGATTTGGTAGTCAGCGCTGGCAGATCTGGAACTGGAGGGTGATGCTTCAGGCTCTTCAGGCTCGAGGCAGAAACCTGCGAAGCGTCAACGATATCGGCGTGACTATCTTCATCTCCCAGCAGTTTAGGCGATTTGTTTTCGCATCTCTGCCGGAGAGTCTGAAGGAGTCATATGTTCGTGACAAGACCTTCGATGAGTGTGTCAATAGTACTCTTGAACACCTGAATAGAGTCCTGTAGCCTACAGTTTGGTGCGCCAAGTTATTCTAGCGTTTTCTAGAGTCGGGTTCACTACACAAGCGTTCCGAGTAAAATCGGGACGCTTTTTTGTTTGTTATTCCTTTTTTATAAAAAATATGTTATAAAAGTTTTTGGCTTGTTCTTTATAGTTACCTAAACCATTCTTTTCTGCGGTGCACTGCCGTATCCTTTCGTGCCCTATAGATCCAGATCCTCGAAAGAGGTTCTGGATAATTTCAGTTACCTCATGTTCTGTACGGTATGCTGTCGTAACCTTCTCTGAAGGTCTAAACTCCTGAAAGGGGGTTTAGACGATTTTCCAGTAAAGTTCGGCTCAATAACGTAGCACTTACTAAGATGCAGGACAGATAAGACAGAGATGTTTTATCTTGTCATTACCAGACTGGTTAGATACAGTGAGGTTAGGTGTCGTGAAGTTGAGTTTAGTCATCTGAAGTCGTCTGGACTATACGACAGCAGAGATTGAAAAATCTTTGCTGTCATTGCTCCCTACCCTATACCACTCTTCACTACAGTGTATCCCGGTGTTCTCAAGTGGTTTTCAGTTAAGTACACAAGCTCCGCTTCGGCGGGGCTTTTCTATTGATTTTCAAATAAAATTATGCGACAATGGCAATTATGCTGACTTTAGAAACTAAAATTCGTAATAAAAAAGGCAATCAAACTCTTCGTAAAGAAGGGTGGATGCCGGCGGTTTTTTATGGCAAGAAAGAGCCAGCCACAGCTATTGCTGTTGATTCTGTTGCTTTCGGCAAGGTTTTGAAAGAAGCTGGTGAGTCATCCGTCGTAATATTAGAGACCGAAAGTGGCCAGAAGCAGGCATTGATAAAAGATGTTCAATTTGACCCAGTAACTGACACACCGAGACACGCAGATTTTTATGTTTTTGAAAAAGGTCATAAGCTAGAAGTTGACGTTCCGCTTGTGTTTGAGGGCGTTTCGCCTGCTGTTAAAGAGCTTGGTGGAATTTTAGTTAAAGTTTTGCACGAACTTAAAATCAGAGCTATGCCGAAGGATTTACCGCATGAAATAAAAATTGATATTTCCACACTTAAAGATTTTGAAAGTCAGATATTAGCCAAAGACATAAAGTTGCCGGAGGGCGTTGAGCTTCTTGAAGGACCAGAGGAAGTCATAGCGCTTACAGAGGAAGCTAAAGAAGAAATTGAGGAAGAAGTTGTCGCGCCTGATTTGTCTTCGATTGAAGTTGAAAAGAAAGGCAAGAAGGAAGAGGAACCTTCTCCTGAAAGCGGTGGAACAGCAGAAGAGAAATAATACCCAGAGAGAGTTCTCCGACCTATTGGTCATAACCGCTGTTTAATGTTTAATTTAAAATCATTTTCTAAAAATCTATCTATTTTTTTAGTCGTGGGACTAGTTTTTTCTCAAGCAGTCTTTTCTTTACCAACCTTCGGTCAATTAAGTGAGAACTTGGAAAGGAGGGAGTCGGAACTGCGATCTGAACTGTCTGATATAGAAAAAGAGATCGCAATCTGGCAAAAGGAATTACAGCAAAAACAAAACCAATCGGCTTCTTTTGAGAGAGACATCGCGATTTTAAATGCCAAAATAAAAGAAGCCCAAGCAACAATTAGGGCTAGGAATATTGAAATAGAAAGACTTGGCCGAGAGATAAACTTCCGGCTTCAAACGATAGACGAGCTTGACTCAAAAATTGAACGGAGCAAAGAATCCTTGTCCCAGCTTATTCGTCGAACAGACGAAGCACAATCTTTTTCATTGGTAGAAATTGTGCTAAGTAATGAAAATCTTTCAGACTTTTTGGTTAACTGGGATGATTTTGAATCAATCAATAAAGCTCTGCAGGTGTCTTTTGTTGAGATTCGAGACGCCAAACATCAATTGGAAATTGAAAAGGAACGACTTGGTGTTCAAAGAAATAAAGAGGTTGATATAAGGGCTTCCAACGAAGCAGAGAGGAGAAGAATAGAACAGAACGAAGCAGAGCAAAAACACCTTCTGGAAATTAACAGAACACAAGAGCGAACTTATGCTCAAATTGTTGCTGAAAGACAAAGAAAAGCGGCGCAGATAAGAGCGGCTTTGTTTGCTTTGCGCGATACGGCAGCGATTCCTTTCGGTGATGCCCTACGTTATGCCGAAGCAGCCCAACAAAAAACCGGAGTCCGCCCCGCCTTTTTACTTGCGGTTATTACTCAAGAGTCAAACATGGGGGCGAATATCGGAACTTGCAATCGACCACAAGACACTTTGAAGTGGAGAGAGATAATGCCGGGACCTGATGACATTGCAAAGGGATGGTCTAAAAGAAATGATCAAGCGGCCTATTTAAGAATTACTAGCGAGCTTGGCCTTGATCCGGATTCAATGCCTTTGTCTTGCCCGTGGGGCAATGGCTGGGGAGGAGCAATGGGCCCGTCGCAATTTATTCCAACAACCTGGGAAATTTATAAATCAAAAGTAGCAACAGCTTTAGGAAAGTCAGTTGTTAGCCCCTGGGATCCACAGGATGCTTTTATGGCCTCATCAATTTATTTAGGTGAACTTGGGGCAGGTAATGGAGGATTTACCGCAGAGAGGACGGCGGCTCTAAGGTATTATGCCGGTGGTAATTGGAATAAACCACAGAATGCTTTTTATGGTGATCAGGTTATGGCTCATGCCAGAAGAATTCAAGAAGAAATGATTGACCCGCTTAGTTTCTAAATTTTAGGATACCTCGAGCTTTTTGCCTTTAGACACGTTGGTCTTGGCCCATAGTTGGAAAATTATACAGAGACTTGCATTTATCTATTTTTTCCACTATATTTATGCTGTTTAATAAAAAATTATGAGAAAAGATATACATCCACCATATTTCCCCAAAGCGGTTTTTGAGTGTGTGTGCGGAAAAGAAATAAAAGTCGGCTCTACGAAAGAGAAGATGAGTATTGAAATTTGCGATAATTGCCATCCGTTTTACACCGGGCAGGACAAAGTTCTTGATACTGCCGGTCGAGTAGAGAAATTTAAAGCCAAGAGGGCTTCTGCTAAAAGCGAAAAGATAAAATCTTTAGCTGAAAAGAAGGCCGACAAGAAAAAGAAAAGAGAGTCATCTAAAAAAGAATCTTAAATTATTCTGTGACAGCCCCGTTCCGCCTTTCTGGCGGAACGGGGCTGTCTCTTGGTAAAATAAAACCATGGAAGACTTGGAAAAATTTCGAAATAATCCAAAAACCAGTTTCCTATTCTCGGTTTTTGAAAAATTAGGAAAAGAGAGTAGTGAAGTGAGAGAAATGCTTGAAAAAGACCCTGGTTTAAAGGAATTGTCCGAGGAGGAATTAAGTAGTCTGGAAAATCAAAGACTTGAAATTCTTCAACAAATGACAAATTTGCTCAAAGAGGAAGAGTCCGAAGAGAAGTTTCCTAATGAAATTATACTTGAAGTTCGAGCTGGTGCTGGCGGAGAAGAAGCGGCGCTTTTTGCCAAGCGTCTGGCTGAAATGTATGAAGAATATTCAGTTAGACAAAACTGGTCTTTTAGAAATATAGATGAATCAAGGAGTACACTTGGAGGATACAAAGAAGCTTCTTTTGAAATCAAGGGCCGTGGTGTATTTGAAAAACTAAGATTTGAAACTGGCGTTCATCGTATCCAGCGAGTACCTCCAACAGAAAAGTCAGGTCGAGTTCACACCTCAACTGCTTCCGTCGCGATATTACCGATCAGAAAAATATCTAAGATTGAAATCAATCCTTCTGATTTGGAATTTGAAACTTCCAGATCTGGTGGAGCAGGTGGCCAAAATGTTAACAAGGTAGAGACGGCAGTGAGAATAATTCATAAACCGACCGGAATTGATGTTCGCTCAACGGCCGAGAGAAGCCAGCTTAAGAACAAAGAAAAAGCTCTTAGCATATTAACCGCCAAACTCGAAGCATTACACGAAGAACAAGAAGCAAAAAAATATTCCGAACAAAGAAAGAGCCAGATAGGTACCGCCGATCGTTCGGAAAAAATCAGAACGTACAATTTTTTACAAGATAGAATAACCGATCATCGGATAAAGAAGAGTTGGTCGCAAATAGAAAACATTCTTGCCGGAGAACTTGAAGATATTATTGAAGATTTAAGCAGTTCTAATCAAGAATCCAAGGTTTAATCCTGGAATTTGCACAAGTTTAGTATATTTGTTAGTATCTCTACTCGTATTGTGTTGTGATTTATACGTTTTAAATTTATGTCAACCGGAATGATTTCAAAAGACACTGATCTTAAAGACCTGCTTACGGCAGGAGCTCATTATGGTTACTCAAAATCGAGAAGACATCCTTCGGCAAAAGAATTTATTCTCGGTTCTAAAAATAACATCGAAATTTTTGACTTGGAGAAAACCTTGCCACTTCTTGAATCAGCCAAGGATTTTGTTAAAAACATTGTTGCTAATGGTGGCCAAATTCTTTTTGTGGGAGCAAAAAGCGAAGCAAAAAATGCCATAAAGACTGGTGCGGATTTAGCGGAAATGCCTTATGTGACAAACCGATGGATTGGTGGGACGATAACTAATTTTCCAGAGATCAAAAAAAGAGTAGATAGGTTGCAGGATCTTCTGGGACAGAGAGAGAAAGGAGAATTATCAAAATATACAAAAAAAGAGAGATTGCTTTTGGACAGGGAAATTGAAACTTTGGACAAGATGTTTTCAGGATTGGTCTCTATGAAGAAATTGCCAGCCGCTATATTTGTTATTGACCCAAGAAGAGAAAAAACCGCTGTTGCCGAAGCAAAAAGAAAGAAAATTCCGGTTGTCGCTTTGGCTGGCTCGGATTGTGATCTAAAGCAGGTTGAGTTTTCTATTCCGGCAAACGATGCTTCAATGGCCAGCATAAAGTATTTTGTTGAGCAGATTGTCGAAGCGATAAAAATTGGAAGGAAACAACAAAAGTCAGAATAGAGAATTAAGTTAAACAAAATGTTTTTATAAAATGATTTCCACCGACCAAGTAAAAGAATTAAGAGACAAGACGGGTATTTCTATAATGCAATGTCGAAAAGCTCTCGAGGAAGCGGGTGGCGACATGGGTAAGGCCCAAATCATTTTGCAAAAACAAAGCAAGGCGGTTGCCGAAAAAAAATCTGACAGAGAATTGAACGCTGGTGTGATTCAGGCATATATCCACTCAAACGGTTCGGTTGGAGCCATGCTTGAGCTTACCTGTGAGACCGATTTTGTTTCGAAGAACGAAGAGTTCAAGAATCTTGCTTATGACTTGGCAATGCAGGTTGCGGCCACCAATCCGAAATATTTGTCTAAAGAAGACATAAGCCAAGAGGCCAAAAAAGAGGCCGCTGAAGTTTTTTCTAAAGAGGTTGCAGATAAGCCGGATGAATTAAAAGAAAAAATATTGTCTGGCAAGCTGGACGCGTTTTTTGCTGAGCAAATTTTACTGGAACAACCATTTATTAAAAATCCTGATATCAAGATTGTTGGACTTATAGAATCAGCAGTTCAGAAATTTGGCGAAAAAATCAGAATTTCAAGATTTAGTCGGTTTTCGATATAAAATCGGTCTTTAGTGCACTGTTTTTAGTTTTGAAGAAAACACAAAATGTTTTGGCTTCTCACAATATCAATTGTTCTCTTGCTGTGTTTTGTCACCTTTAAGTTATGGGAAATTAAAAAGGGTAGGGTATCTTGGCTTAGTCGAACACTCTCCTCTCAGGACGAAAGGGTTAGAAGTTTTTTTATTTTCTTGATTAGAAAAGGTCACGAAATAAATAAAGGAGTCAGAATTTTTATTTTTTCTCAATTTCCATCCGCTTGCTTTTTATTACTTGAAAAAGCAGTCTCCAAAGCATCTGGCCACTATGATCGTCTTAGAAGTTATATTCGAGGTAGATTAAAGATTAAAAAAGACCGACCCCACACCTCGCATTTTTTAAAAGAAATTGCTAAAGTGAAAGAAGAGAGGACAAACAAAAGGGAGCCAGAATAACCTCTTTGTTTTTATTGAAAGGTGATAAATACTGCCGCCTTAGCTCAGTTGGTAGAGCAACACTTTTGTAAAGTGAAGGTCCTCGGTTCAAGTCCGAGAGGCGGCTTCAAAGTAAATTTCTACAAAATCTGGATAATAAGATGATACAGGGCAATTTAATCTTTCTTCTGATAATTTATGTAGCATCTCTCTTTCTGATTTCTTGGCTGGTCTCCAGAAGACAGCAGTCCGAAGATTTTTTGATTGCCGGCAGGAACAGAAAAAGTTGGCAAATTCTTCTCTCAAAATTTGCCTCATCTATTGGTGCCGGATATTTTATAACCTATACTGGTTTTGCTTACGAATACGGCGTTGGTATTTTTGGAATGTTTATCGGAATGTTTGCCGGCTTTTTATTTTTTGCATATTGGGCGGCACCGAGAATTGCTCGTGGCTCAAAGGAAGGCAAATTTTACACCATCGGTCATTTTGTTTATAGCAAACTTCAGAACGATAAAGCCAGAATTTTAGCTGACATTTTTTCAAGTGGCATTCTTTTTGGTTGGTTGTTAGTTGGGGTTATTGGTAGTGGCAAGATAATCGCTGATTTTGAACTTCTTTCTTATAATCTGGCTGTCGCGGTTACAAGTGTAGTAGTTTTGGGATATTTGCTTTTAGCTGGATTCAGGGCGGTTATTTTAACCGATGTAATTCAATCAGCCGTTATTTTTATTTTGATGACTGTTATTACTTTCGGCATCATTCAAAACTCAAGTTTTTCTGAATTGCATTTTTCTTCTGCGAGCGAGCTTGATCTGGGTGTTGCGTTTGGTTTCTTCCTTTTTGGAGTGTTAAGTGTTTTTTCTTATTCCGACAGATACCAACTGTCCTACGCCGCCCAAGACGAAAGGGGTCTGAAAAACGGTCTTGGTTTGGCGATTCTGCCGATTGGTATAATCGCCTATTTTCTTTTTCTAATAGGCGTTTTTATGGCTAATCAGGTTCCGGGCTTGGACTCTGGACTGGTATTTACCGAGGCCTTAAAACAGTTTCTAAATCCCAAACTAGTTCCTCTCGCTATTGTTTTATTTTTTGCCGGGATAATGAGTTCGGCTGATACTAATATCTATGCTATTTCTTCTCATTACGCTCTTTCCAAACCAAAAAGTAAAAACTACGCTAAGGATGTCCGGTGGGCAATGGTTGGGCTCACCGCAGGACTGACTGTTCTGGCTATTATTTTCCCTTATGTGGTTAAGGTCTCTTTAGTTGCCGGCGCGATCTCACTTTTATTGTCTTGGCCTATGATTTATGTTATTTCCGGCGGACGAAATCC from Candidatus Paceibacterota bacterium includes:
- a CDS encoding helicase C-terminal domain-containing protein is translated as MTTETRKRGALNLERLAGNFPSRFSRMRVAQEEALKFVAENGSSIVEAPTGSGKTAIEIAILRAGQEVGMETLFLIVPNKTILGQIREEFPGDVKVALGRNEHPCLYYEEKKTEITVEGVRLLSDDPESIKADEIPCSMLLDCPHRVDQETGETHTKGAFPCPYLQQKYEAKQGGIVLCTMSFYLFTQLFSREWERPNILVIDEAHRIAEVFRNALSYEISDHHIEKAVGILKLIGAGEESTALELFLKKMIRIIKGKSRGKLPLLEPEELYTLIETLSLIDTKELGKKVSGAVKEGKLNAKADRTTLRKLEVLIRDLKRYIRSFEFSMPASNRHALNYTYATWREEKQKGQKVQYQLVIKAYYVAPLIKKVMGDTTVSFSATIGDPDVFGFETGIRDPFVSLGGHFPANNTRIFMPSDTPNLAMNARSNQEPTRVLRRIAKACKRFSQKGIRSLVVVVSNAERDKFLMLAEEEDVYAISYGNGVTARDAAQLFKGGEGDVLVGTASNYAEGVDLPKNLAPVIFVLRPGYPNPKDPGTIFEEKRFGSQRWQIWNWRVMLQALQARGRNLRSVNDIGVTIFISQQFRRFVFASLPESLKESYVRDKTFDECVNSTLEHLNRVL
- a CDS encoding 50S ribosomal protein L25: MAIMLTLETKIRNKKGNQTLRKEGWMPAVFYGKKEPATAIAVDSVAFGKVLKEAGESSVVILETESGQKQALIKDVQFDPVTDTPRHADFYVFEKGHKLEVDVPLVFEGVSPAVKELGGILVKVLHELKIRAMPKDLPHEIKIDISTLKDFESQILAKDIKLPEGVELLEGPEEVIALTEEAKEEIEEEVVAPDLSSIEVEKKGKKEEEPSPESGGTAEEK
- a CDS encoding lytic murein transglycosylase, with the translated sequence MFNLKSFSKNLSIFLVVGLVFSQAVFSLPTFGQLSENLERRESELRSELSDIEKEIAIWQKELQQKQNQSASFERDIAILNAKIKEAQATIRARNIEIERLGREINFRLQTIDELDSKIERSKESLSQLIRRTDEAQSFSLVEIVLSNENLSDFLVNWDDFESINKALQVSFVEIRDAKHQLEIEKERLGVQRNKEVDIRASNEAERRRIEQNEAEQKHLLEINRTQERTYAQIVAERQRKAAQIRAALFALRDTAAIPFGDALRYAEAAQQKTGVRPAFLLAVITQESNMGANIGTCNRPQDTLKWREIMPGPDDIAKGWSKRNDQAAYLRITSELGLDPDSMPLSCPWGNGWGGAMGPSQFIPTTWEIYKSKVATALGKSVVSPWDPQDAFMASSIYLGELGAGNGGFTAERTAALRYYAGGNWNKPQNAFYGDQVMAHARRIQEEMIDPLSF
- the rpmE gene encoding 50S ribosomal protein L31; this encodes MRKDIHPPYFPKAVFECVCGKEIKVGSTKEKMSIEICDNCHPFYTGQDKVLDTAGRVEKFKAKRASAKSEKIKSLAEKKADKKKKRESSKKES
- a CDS encoding PCRF domain-containing protein, with product MEDLEKFRNNPKTSFLFSVFEKLGKESSEVREMLEKDPGLKELSEEELSSLENQRLEILQQMTNLLKEEESEEKFPNEIILEVRAGAGGEEAALFAKRLAEMYEEYSVRQNWSFRNIDESRSTLGGYKEASFEIKGRGVFEKLRFETGVHRIQRVPPTEKSGRVHTSTASVAILPIRKISKIEINPSDLEFETSRSGGAGGQNVNKVETAVRIIHKPTGIDVRSTAERSQLKNKEKALSILTAKLEALHEEQEAKKYSEQRKSQIGTADRSEKIRTYNFLQDRITDHRIKKSWSQIENILAGELEDIIEDLSSSNQESKV
- the rpsB gene encoding 30S ribosomal protein S2; this translates as MSTGMISKDTDLKDLLTAGAHYGYSKSRRHPSAKEFILGSKNNIEIFDLEKTLPLLESAKDFVKNIVANGGQILFVGAKSEAKNAIKTGADLAEMPYVTNRWIGGTITNFPEIKKRVDRLQDLLGQREKGELSKYTKKERLLLDREIETLDKMFSGLVSMKKLPAAIFVIDPRREKTAVAEAKRKKIPVVALAGSDCDLKQVEFSIPANDASMASIKYFVEQIVEAIKIGRKQQKSE
- the tsf gene encoding elongation factor Ts (EF-Ts; functions during elongation stage of protein translation; forms a dimer; associates with EF-Tu-GDP complex and promotes exchange of GDP to GTP resulting in regeneration of the active form of EF-Tu) encodes the protein MISTDQVKELRDKTGISIMQCRKALEEAGGDMGKAQIILQKQSKAVAEKKSDRELNAGVIQAYIHSNGSVGAMLELTCETDFVSKNEEFKNLAYDLAMQVAATNPKYLSKEDISQEAKKEAAEVFSKEVADKPDELKEKILSGKLDAFFAEQILLEQPFIKNPDIKIVGLIESAVQKFGEKIRISRFSRFSI